One Arthrobacter sp. Marseille-P9274 genomic region harbors:
- a CDS encoding multicopper oxidase domain-containing protein, which produces MGNRASDFAGLHQGAATLTNPRTGVTGSAGVLDLYINEGFVPMVDGALVYHRGFGDRPSGLSDPKPSLRISPHIFTQSGEVIASRTYPLGQPAPHAGRPLPEGPDPEERLYYLPRRQHWASYFPDRTIIAETGSTIRLRIHNRLAQTHELAIHGAGPNRGDVTTGAIAPGTTATLVLAAPAPGTYLYSDPTNAPVERTLGLFGGLAVIDPDRAWHLGPNGPEFERQWLWICHDVVPEWAKAASQGGTVNGTSTDIAPRYFTLNDKAGFQSLAVSDDEELNERREEDTLPSGFPRRTDVRNFSRSTEPGTVLTGQLIRMMNAGIVGHQLHFHGNHVWTVRANGRDLPRENGSIMADGHVALQQWEDTVSLMPLERKEAILPMFRPPDVVDAVWEARREDWTYPMHCHAEPSQTAAGGLYPGGLVADWVLAANEERDQHHLFESQVDFASDQPHEGSPETLFRQRPNVSMVLDFFSRELDFPDKSEHEVWSFENETSDEGLPGPLVRVREGQLFHGTIKPSKRVHTIHWHGLEPDPRNDGVGHTSFEVTGHYTYQWRPDPGEAGNPNRGGAGTYFYHCHVNTPLHVQMGMFGPIIIDPAIDAVDPPMPGTRRAFVDGPEYDIATETFVGPYSLDPRWHELNHAAGLSGEDAGLNRFRARHFYLLGGNVPTRPRGRRVWSVSSMKANTPQSGRAPTLVRMVNVDYFPTLTEFTDMQGRPVPLADVISHDGRPFRETPDPNGEAPPVWSSGSPLRTSRIASGAAEKYDFLLRPPGPGQYRMTVKFLSWVPGEVRATRTITITAA; this is translated from the coding sequence ATGGGGAACAGAGCCTCCGATTTCGCCGGCCTGCACCAGGGCGCAGCAACGCTAACAAATCCGCGCACTGGCGTGACCGGTTCCGCGGGCGTGCTGGACCTGTACATCAACGAGGGCTTCGTGCCGATGGTGGACGGAGCGCTCGTCTACCACAGGGGTTTCGGAGACCGCCCGAGCGGGCTCAGTGATCCGAAGCCTAGTCTGCGGATTTCGCCGCACATCTTCACGCAATCAGGTGAAGTCATCGCCAGCCGAACCTACCCCCTCGGCCAGCCGGCGCCGCACGCGGGGCGGCCCCTGCCGGAAGGCCCCGACCCGGAGGAAAGGCTCTACTACCTGCCCCGGCGGCAGCACTGGGCCAGCTACTTTCCGGACCGGACCATCATCGCGGAAACGGGCAGCACCATCAGGCTGCGGATCCACAACCGGCTGGCCCAGACCCATGAACTGGCGATCCACGGCGCCGGCCCCAACCGGGGCGACGTCACCACCGGCGCCATCGCACCCGGCACTACCGCCACGCTGGTTCTGGCCGCGCCGGCTCCAGGCACCTACCTCTATTCCGATCCGACCAACGCTCCGGTAGAGCGCACGCTCGGACTTTTCGGCGGGTTGGCGGTGATCGATCCGGACCGGGCGTGGCATCTGGGCCCGAACGGGCCGGAGTTCGAGCGCCAATGGCTCTGGATCTGTCATGACGTGGTGCCGGAGTGGGCGAAGGCGGCGTCCCAGGGCGGCACGGTCAACGGCACATCGACGGACATTGCGCCGCGCTATTTCACACTGAACGATAAGGCAGGTTTCCAGTCCCTGGCCGTATCCGACGACGAGGAACTGAACGAGCGGAGGGAGGAAGACACCCTGCCCTCCGGTTTTCCGCGCCGGACCGACGTGCGGAACTTCAGCCGGTCGACGGAGCCCGGCACCGTCCTGACCGGCCAGCTGATCCGGATGATGAATGCCGGCATTGTGGGACACCAGCTGCACTTCCACGGCAACCACGTCTGGACGGTGCGTGCCAACGGCCGGGATCTTCCCCGCGAAAACGGCTCGATCATGGCCGACGGGCACGTCGCGCTGCAGCAGTGGGAGGACACTGTCTCGCTGATGCCATTGGAGCGCAAGGAAGCGATTCTGCCGATGTTCCGGCCACCGGACGTCGTCGATGCCGTGTGGGAGGCGCGCCGGGAAGACTGGACCTACCCGATGCATTGCCACGCTGAACCGTCACAGACCGCTGCGGGCGGGCTGTACCCCGGAGGCCTGGTCGCAGACTGGGTTTTGGCGGCCAACGAGGAACGCGACCAGCACCACCTCTTTGAGAGCCAGGTGGACTTTGCCTCCGACCAGCCGCACGAAGGCAGCCCCGAGACGCTGTTCCGCCAGCGTCCGAACGTCTCGATGGTGCTGGACTTCTTCAGCCGGGAGCTCGACTTCCCCGACAAATCTGAGCACGAGGTCTGGAGCTTCGAGAACGAAACCTCCGACGAGGGGCTGCCGGGACCGTTGGTGCGCGTCAGGGAGGGACAGCTGTTCCACGGAACCATCAAGCCGAGCAAACGCGTGCACACCATCCACTGGCACGGCCTCGAACCGGATCCCCGGAACGACGGCGTGGGACACACGTCCTTCGAGGTCACCGGCCACTACACCTACCAATGGAGGCCGGATCCAGGCGAAGCGGGCAATCCCAACCGCGGCGGAGCCGGTACGTACTTCTACCACTGCCATGTCAACACTCCGCTGCACGTCCAGATGGGCATGTTCGGCCCGATCATCATCGACCCCGCGATTGACGCTGTCGACCCGCCGATGCCGGGCACGCGGCGTGCCTTCGTCGACGGGCCGGAGTACGACATTGCCACCGAAACCTTCGTGGGACCGTACTCGCTGGACCCCCGCTGGCACGAGCTGAACCATGCAGCCGGACTCTCCGGAGAGGACGCCGGCCTGAACCGGTTCCGGGCGAGGCACTTCTATCTCCTCGGCGGCAACGTTCCCACCAGGCCCCGCGGCCGCCGGGTGTGGTCCGTCTCGAGCATGAAAGCCAACACCCCGCAGAGCGGCCGGGCACCGACGTTGGTGCGGATGGTCAACGTGGACTACTTCCCAACCCTGACGGAGTTCACGGACATGCAGGGCAGGCCCGTGCCGTTGGCGGACGTCATTTCCCATGATGGCCGGCCATTCCGGGAAACTCCTGATCCGAACGGGGAGGCGCCGCCCGTCTGGTCAAGCGGCTCACCGCTCAGGACCAGCCGCATCGCCTCGGGAGCAGCGGAAAAGTACGACTTCCTGCTGCGGCCGCCCGGCCCGGGCCAGTACCGGATGACGGTCAAGTTCCTCTCCTGGGTACCGGGCGAGGTGCGCGCCACCAGGACCATCACGATCACCGCAGCCTGA
- a CDS encoding DUF4352 domain-containing protein: MTRVLGDQEDHILTEPQDDSAAAATWGGAVLSRRQLGLLFGGGVAVIIGGASFGVVAKSAERSRTTAAVSFGSVRLLRAARLGRLSADGRPSPLVGKLAPGRLEGTGKTLAAAPAPRDGIQLASAVDGHGHSGGFLPGSEWPMPLNLTWGDVVLLDVEVSNTSDQPRLFSPGQLRLKDQTSGTTITMQGSGRRPDTVAARTSEKFWISYLAPAGAAAFSVEYTDPLQQEPSVLRVPRLRTVLERA, translated from the coding sequence ATGACACGAGTCCTTGGAGACCAGGAAGACCATATCTTGACGGAGCCGCAGGACGACTCTGCGGCTGCCGCAACCTGGGGAGGTGCCGTCCTGAGCCGACGACAGCTGGGCCTGTTGTTCGGCGGCGGCGTGGCCGTCATTATCGGCGGCGCGAGTTTCGGTGTCGTTGCCAAGTCGGCGGAACGGTCAAGGACCACCGCTGCAGTATCCTTCGGCTCCGTGCGTTTGCTGCGCGCGGCGAGACTGGGCCGGCTGTCGGCCGATGGCCGGCCTTCACCTCTCGTGGGCAAGTTGGCGCCGGGCAGGCTCGAGGGTACGGGAAAGACGCTGGCGGCTGCGCCAGCCCCGCGGGACGGCATCCAGCTGGCCTCGGCCGTTGACGGCCACGGCCACTCGGGAGGTTTCCTGCCGGGCAGCGAGTGGCCGATGCCGTTGAACCTGACTTGGGGGGATGTAGTCCTGCTGGATGTGGAAGTCAGCAACACGTCCGACCAGCCGAGACTGTTCTCGCCGGGGCAGCTGCGGCTGAAGGATCAGACCAGCGGGACCACCATCACCATGCAGGGCTCGGGCCGGCGGCCGGATACCGTCGCCGCACGGACGTCGGAAAAATTCTGGATCAGCTATCTGGCGCCGGCCGGAGCAGCGGCGTTCTCAGTCGAATACACCGACCCGCTGCAGCAGGAGCCTTCGGTCCTGCGGGTCCCCCGGCTCAGGACGGTCCTGGAACGGGCCTGA
- a CDS encoding MmcQ/YjbR family DNA-binding protein, protein MDGETIQKHAAARTEELPGAYLDHPFGPDWEVFKVRGKVFMLQTRITGEPLVVLKARPADGAALREAYPDITPGYHMNKRHWITLNPGGKFDKQLVEDLVTESYLLVVEQNLPRREQPVDPNTFGQAPHEPETGRT, encoded by the coding sequence ATGGACGGCGAGACGATTCAGAAGCACGCCGCGGCCCGAACAGAAGAGCTTCCGGGAGCGTATCTCGATCACCCATTCGGTCCGGACTGGGAAGTGTTCAAGGTGCGCGGCAAGGTGTTCATGCTCCAGACCCGCATCACCGGCGAACCCCTCGTGGTCCTCAAGGCCAGACCTGCCGATGGCGCGGCGCTCCGCGAGGCCTACCCGGACATCACGCCTGGCTACCACATGAACAAGCGGCATTGGATCACGCTCAATCCTGGCGGGAAGTTCGACAAGCAGCTCGTAGAGGACCTGGTGACCGAGTCCTATCTGCTGGTGGTCGAGCAGAACCTGCCGAGACGCGAGCAGCCGGTCGATCCCAATACTTTCGGGCAGGCACCCCATGAGCCGGAAACCGGTCGAACCTAG
- a CDS encoding fatty acid desaturase — translation MDARRIDPSPEVPLVRSVPAPKEPNGIAAGYLALAAEVREAGLLRRRRGYYITLFTLLMLALAGAWTGFALLGASWFQLLIAAVLGILFTQFSFLAHEAAHRQVFASKRVNEWAARLIGTGLVGISYAMWVRKHTRHHGFPNQVDKDPDIHTGAVAFHPDAAAARRGLMMPVTRCQGWLLFPLLLFLGFSLHVDSVKYLLRPAGVDHRWFEIPLLAARFALLVGVLFFFLPAGMAFAFIGVQVAVFGFYMGASFSPNHKGMPIYPKSARPDFVTRQVTASRNIRGGIIMDLLMGGLNRQTEHHLFPDMPRPSLRKAAAMVRRYCRTHNIPYTETGLISSYAIIVRYLNGVGIAATDPFHCPVADIYRPD, via the coding sequence ATGGACGCTCGACGTATCGATCCCAGTCCGGAGGTCCCCCTCGTGCGGTCTGTCCCGGCGCCCAAAGAGCCGAACGGGATAGCGGCCGGGTACCTGGCCTTGGCCGCCGAAGTCCGTGAGGCGGGTCTGCTGCGCCGCCGGCGCGGCTACTACATCACGCTGTTCACCCTGCTCATGCTTGCCCTGGCCGGAGCCTGGACCGGCTTCGCGCTGCTGGGCGCCAGCTGGTTCCAGCTTCTTATCGCGGCGGTGCTGGGCATCCTGTTCACCCAGTTCAGTTTCCTGGCCCATGAAGCAGCCCACCGGCAGGTCTTCGCCTCCAAACGCGTCAACGAGTGGGCGGCCCGGCTGATCGGCACCGGCCTGGTCGGCATCAGCTACGCGATGTGGGTGCGCAAGCACACCCGCCACCACGGCTTCCCCAACCAGGTGGACAAGGACCCCGACATCCACACCGGCGCCGTCGCCTTCCATCCCGACGCCGCCGCCGCCAGGCGCGGCCTCATGATGCCCGTGACCCGGTGCCAGGGCTGGCTGCTCTTCCCGCTGCTGCTGTTCCTCGGATTCAGCCTGCATGTCGACTCGGTCAAATACCTGCTCCGGCCTGCCGGAGTCGACCACCGGTGGTTCGAGATCCCGCTCCTGGCCGCCCGCTTCGCCCTGCTGGTAGGCGTCCTCTTCTTCTTCCTGCCCGCCGGCATGGCCTTCGCCTTCATCGGTGTCCAGGTCGCCGTGTTCGGGTTTTACATGGGCGCCTCGTTCTCCCCGAACCACAAGGGCATGCCCATCTACCCCAAGTCCGCCCGGCCGGACTTCGTCACCCGACAGGTCACCGCGTCCCGCAACATCCGCGGCGGCATCATCATGGACCTGCTCATGGGCGGGCTGAACCGCCAGACCGAACACCACCTCTTCCCCGACATGCCCCGGCCCAGCCTGCGCAAAGCCGCCGCCATGGTCCGCCGGTACTGCCGGACCCACAACATCCCCTACACCGAAACCGGGCTGATCTCCTCCTACGCCATCATCGTGCGCTACCTCAACGGGGTCGGTATCGCCGCCACCGACCCCTTCCACTGCCCCGTCGCCGACATCTACCGCCCCGACTAG
- a CDS encoding glycogen debranching N-terminal domain-containing protein → MAGWNADTAAGPLGSGTVTLVEGASFCISSANGDMYPEYPHGVFFQDTRILSRWSMTVNGQPVEPLAATMKEPYRALFAGRVPRSDGYADTPLIVERLREVGAGILEEITVRNYSADPAECMIALAVESDFADLFEVKEARIQRRWDETREPGDGSLVIRASWQDVIKGIVVKAGGADVAREGLMYRVVIPPHGYWHTRLSVVPTVDASGPAGPFAHPVSGEMSPRDKRRQEWVARIPVLRMSNRAIQRTLQRSYDDLGALRIEDPDHPDRIVVAAGAPWFMTLFGRDSLWASHMALPVDPSLALGTLQTLADRQGTQVDPMSEEEPGKILHEVRLGVGTGQVLGGKSAYYGSVDATPLFVMLLGEASRWGFAKETIAALLPHADRALDWIYNYGDKDGDGFVEYERLNEQGLLNQGWKDSWDGINFADGTLAEPPIALCEVQAYVHSAYTARAWMAYDAGDLALAAELQDRAARLKKRFNEQFWLPDKGYYAIALDKDKRPVDACTSNMGHCLWFGLVDEDKAPLMVERLMSPEMFTGWGVRTLASDMHAYNPVSYHNGSVWPHDNAIIAAGLLRYGFVEEAQRIATALLEAAEYSEGRLPELFCGFGREQFSEPVPYPTACSPQAWAATTPILLVTSLMRYDAHVSLGGLWLDPVLPASYGDLHIANAPMAAGRITIEISGSTATVQGLPEGMVLHRGHRPWMTELVEQAKLHEK, encoded by the coding sequence ATGGCTGGATGGAATGCTGACACGGCCGCCGGGCCCCTCGGATCCGGTACTGTCACCTTGGTGGAGGGCGCGTCCTTCTGCATATCCTCGGCGAACGGGGACATGTATCCGGAATACCCGCACGGGGTTTTCTTCCAGGACACGCGTATCCTCTCCCGCTGGAGTATGACAGTCAACGGTCAGCCGGTGGAGCCGCTTGCGGCGACGATGAAGGAGCCCTATCGGGCGCTGTTCGCGGGCCGCGTGCCCCGCTCGGATGGCTACGCGGACACCCCGCTCATCGTGGAGCGGCTGCGCGAAGTCGGGGCTGGAATCCTGGAGGAGATCACCGTCCGGAACTATTCGGCGGACCCCGCCGAATGCATGATCGCTCTGGCCGTTGAATCGGATTTCGCGGACCTGTTCGAAGTGAAGGAGGCGCGAATCCAGCGACGCTGGGACGAGACCCGCGAGCCCGGGGACGGTTCCTTGGTCATTCGCGCCAGCTGGCAGGACGTTATCAAGGGCATCGTCGTCAAGGCTGGCGGCGCCGACGTGGCACGGGAGGGTCTGATGTACCGGGTTGTCATCCCGCCGCACGGGTACTGGCATACCCGACTGAGCGTGGTGCCCACCGTGGACGCATCCGGTCCCGCGGGGCCGTTTGCGCATCCGGTCTCGGGCGAGATGTCCCCGCGCGACAAGCGCCGGCAGGAGTGGGTGGCCAGGATCCCAGTGCTGCGCATGAGCAACCGCGCCATTCAACGGACCCTGCAGCGCAGCTACGACGACCTGGGTGCCCTGCGCATCGAGGACCCGGACCATCCGGACCGGATCGTAGTGGCCGCCGGCGCGCCCTGGTTCATGACCCTTTTCGGCCGCGACTCGCTGTGGGCCTCGCACATGGCGCTGCCGGTGGACCCATCCTTGGCTCTGGGGACACTGCAGACCCTGGCCGACCGCCAGGGCACCCAAGTGGACCCGATGAGCGAGGAAGAACCGGGCAAGATCCTGCACGAAGTCAGACTCGGAGTCGGCACGGGTCAGGTGCTGGGCGGCAAGTCCGCCTACTACGGCAGCGTTGACGCCACCCCGCTGTTCGTGATGCTGCTCGGAGAGGCTAGCCGCTGGGGCTTCGCTAAGGAGACCATCGCCGCGCTGCTGCCGCACGCTGACCGGGCCCTGGACTGGATTTACAACTACGGCGACAAAGACGGCGACGGATTCGTCGAGTACGAGCGCCTCAACGAGCAGGGGCTGCTCAACCAGGGCTGGAAGGACTCCTGGGACGGGATCAACTTCGCCGACGGCACCCTGGCCGAGCCGCCGATCGCCCTATGCGAGGTGCAGGCCTACGTCCATAGTGCCTACACGGCGCGCGCGTGGATGGCATACGACGCCGGCGACCTGGCTTTGGCGGCCGAGCTGCAGGACCGCGCCGCACGCCTGAAAAAGCGCTTCAACGAGCAGTTCTGGCTGCCGGACAAGGGCTACTATGCCATTGCACTAGACAAGGATAAGCGGCCGGTGGACGCGTGCACGTCCAATATGGGTCACTGCCTCTGGTTCGGTCTTGTGGACGAGGACAAGGCGCCGCTGATGGTCGAACGACTCATGTCACCGGAGATGTTCACCGGCTGGGGCGTCCGTACCCTGGCCTCCGATATGCACGCCTACAACCCGGTCAGCTACCATAACGGCTCGGTCTGGCCCCACGACAATGCGATCATAGCGGCCGGTCTGCTGCGCTACGGCTTCGTCGAGGAGGCGCAGCGGATCGCCACGGCCCTGCTGGAGGCGGCCGAATACTCAGAGGGCAGGCTGCCGGAGCTGTTCTGCGGCTTTGGCCGGGAGCAGTTCTCCGAGCCTGTGCCCTACCCGACGGCGTGCTCGCCACAGGCCTGGGCGGCGACCACGCCGATTCTGCTCGTAACGAGCCTAATGCGGTACGACGCGCACGTTTCCCTCGGCGGCCTGTGGCTGGATCCGGTCCTCCCGGCGTCCTACGGAGACCTGCACATCGCCAATGCTCCGATGGCTGCCGGGCGGATCACCATCGAAATTTCCGGTTCCACCGCAACCGTCCAAGGGCTCCCCGAGGGCATGGTCCTCCACCGCGGGCACCGACCGTGGATGACAGAACTCGTGGAGCAGGCCAAACTGCATGAAAAATAG
- a CDS encoding DUF1540 domain-containing protein — MITPVRSCATTSCSFNNNHDCNALAITIAGAESQATCGTFVQLDARRPVTADAGRVGACHRLECSYNSDLLCTAEGIEVTDTATCATYTVA, encoded by the coding sequence ATGATCACACCCGTGCGCTCCTGCGCCACCACCTCCTGCTCCTTCAACAACAACCACGACTGCAACGCGCTGGCCATCACGATCGCCGGTGCCGAGTCCCAGGCCACCTGTGGCACCTTCGTGCAGTTGGATGCCCGCCGGCCTGTTACTGCTGATGCCGGCCGCGTGGGCGCGTGTCACCGTCTTGAATGCTCCTACAACAGCGACCTGCTGTGCACCGCCGAAGGCATCGAGGTCACTGACACCGCCACCTGCGCCACCTACACGGTCGCCTGA
- the efeU gene encoding iron uptake transporter permease EfeU — protein MLANYLIGLREGLEAALIVVILITCLVKAGRKDLLNRIWAGVGAAVLLSLGLGAVLTFGAYGLTFEAQEAIGGALSIVAVGLVTWMVFWMARAARGLKAHLQNQVEVNIIGHRGWGVAVVAFLATGREGLETALFIWSAVRATGQTTLPALGAALGLGTAVVLGWLIYRGLLRINLHLFFTWTGALLIIVAAGVLAYGVHDLQEAGILPGLHNLLFDVSPVVPPDSWYGVLLKGTFNFSPATTWLEAAVWFLYVAVTMPLFLRRTLRPAPRAAAPAPRQGQA, from the coding sequence ATGCTTGCCAACTACCTGATCGGACTGCGTGAAGGACTTGAGGCCGCCCTGATTGTGGTCATCCTGATCACCTGCCTGGTCAAGGCCGGCCGGAAGGACCTGCTGAACCGCATCTGGGCCGGCGTCGGTGCGGCCGTGCTACTGTCGCTCGGCCTCGGAGCGGTCCTCACCTTCGGCGCATACGGGCTTACCTTTGAAGCCCAGGAAGCCATCGGCGGCGCGCTGTCCATTGTCGCGGTCGGCCTGGTGACGTGGATGGTTTTCTGGATGGCGCGCGCGGCGCGGGGACTGAAGGCGCACCTGCAGAACCAGGTCGAGGTGAACATCATCGGGCACCGGGGCTGGGGCGTGGCGGTCGTCGCCTTCCTGGCCACCGGGCGCGAAGGGCTGGAAACCGCGCTGTTCATCTGGTCGGCGGTGCGGGCTACGGGGCAGACGACACTGCCCGCACTGGGGGCAGCGCTGGGGCTGGGCACCGCCGTCGTCCTGGGCTGGCTGATCTACCGCGGTCTGCTGCGCATCAATCTGCACCTTTTCTTCACCTGGACCGGCGCTCTGCTGATCATTGTCGCCGCCGGTGTCCTGGCCTACGGGGTGCATGACCTGCAGGAGGCCGGGATCCTGCCCGGGCTGCACAACCTGCTGTTCGACGTTTCGCCCGTGGTTCCCCCGGACAGCTGGTACGGGGTCCTGTTGAAGGGCACCTTCAACTTCTCCCCGGCCACCACGTGGCTGGAAGCGGCCGTCTGGTTCCTGTACGTCGCAGTGACCATGCCCCTCTTCCTCCGACGCACCCTGCGTCCTGCTCCCCGCGCCGCAGCGCCGGCCCCAAGGCAAGGACAGGCATGA
- the efeO gene encoding iron uptake system protein EfeO, with protein sequence MNPNPSPKPLAAAALAMLALTACTPNNPSGQTADALTVSSTETECTVSSARAPSGPLTFRVTNAGDRVTEFYLLADDGLRIVSEVENVGPGITRDLVLNARPGSYFTVCKPGMVGDGVGRSAFTVTDSGTPVSASGDEQEQIDQSIVNYKAYVKDQVDQLLTGTREFANAYAAGRHDDARRLYPVVRMHFERVEPVAESFGDLDPKLDAREADLAEGDTWTGWHKAEKDLWPPSGHDALTPKERQDLADQLVADTTTLHESIPPLELTLDQLTNGAITLMDEVASGKVTGEEEFWSHTDLWDFRANVDGAKVLYDGVRDLLESRDPALVATLDEKFDDLLTELDQYRTSGDDAPQRGIEYKYYDELTPEQIRALSDKVNALGEPLSRITSTLLA encoded by the coding sequence ATGAACCCGAACCCGTCGCCCAAGCCCCTGGCAGCCGCCGCCCTAGCCATGCTGGCCCTTACCGCCTGCACCCCCAACAATCCGTCGGGACAAACAGCCGACGCGCTGACGGTCAGCAGCACCGAAACCGAGTGCACGGTATCCTCCGCCCGCGCCCCGAGCGGGCCGCTGACCTTCCGCGTCACCAATGCCGGCGACAGGGTCACCGAGTTTTACCTGCTGGCTGACGACGGTCTGCGGATCGTCTCCGAAGTGGAGAACGTCGGCCCCGGCATCACCCGGGACCTGGTACTCAACGCCCGGCCCGGCTCCTACTTCACCGTGTGCAAACCGGGAATGGTGGGCGACGGCGTCGGACGCTCCGCCTTCACGGTCACCGATTCCGGGACACCTGTCTCGGCGTCCGGCGACGAGCAGGAGCAAATCGACCAGTCCATCGTGAACTACAAGGCCTACGTCAAAGACCAAGTGGACCAGCTCCTGACCGGGACCCGGGAGTTCGCCAACGCCTACGCGGCCGGCCGGCACGATGACGCCCGCCGGCTCTACCCCGTCGTGCGCATGCACTTCGAACGGGTGGAGCCGGTCGCAGAATCCTTCGGCGACCTCGACCCAAAGCTGGACGCCCGGGAGGCCGACCTCGCCGAAGGGGACACCTGGACCGGCTGGCACAAGGCCGAGAAGGACCTCTGGCCGCCGTCGGGCCATGATGCCCTGACCCCGAAGGAGCGGCAGGACCTCGCCGACCAACTGGTCGCCGACACAACCACGCTGCATGAAAGCATCCCGCCGCTGGAACTAACGCTGGACCAGCTCACCAACGGCGCGATCACACTGATGGACGAGGTGGCCAGCGGCAAGGTGACCGGAGAAGAGGAATTCTGGTCCCACACGGATCTGTGGGACTTCCGCGCCAACGTCGACGGCGCCAAGGTGCTGTACGACGGTGTCCGCGACCTGCTCGAGTCCCGGGACCCGGCCCTCGTCGCCACTCTCGACGAGAAGTTCGATGACCTGCTGACCGAACTCGATCAGTACCGCACCAGCGGCGATGACGCCCCGCAGCGCGGCATCGAGTACAAGTACTATGACGAGCTCACGCCGGAGCAGATCCGCGCGCTCTCCGACAAAGTGAACGCGCTGGGCGAACCGCTCTCCCGCATCACCTCCACCCTGCTGGCCTAG
- the efeB gene encoding iron uptake transporter deferrochelatase/peroxidase subunit, with protein MENPEAPGARSPVTRRRLLSMAGAAAAGAGIGIAADRAIAGTGRQPAAVQQPGVHPFYGEHQAGITTPAQDRLHFAAFDVADISRPELVSLLQDWTTAAAQMSQGRSAGDYPPDGGPYEAPPEDTGEAMDLPAASLTITFGFGATLFKKDGTDRFGLASRRPRALEELPSFPGDMLDPSLCGGDLCIQACADDPQVAVHAVRNLSRIAFGRAVLRWSQLGFGRTSSTSTAQATPRNLLGFKDGTANIKAEDDAAVREHVWVPPGSDQEWMTGGTYLVTRKIRMTIETWDRTRLSEQERVIGRTKGTGSPLSGGTEFSTPDFRVEGHPNEPLIPANAHIRLAHPSHNSGSKMLRRGYNFVDGNDTLGRLNAGLFFICCQQHPDTFTSVQSSLAKSDLLNEYIRHVGSALFAIPPGTLQGQHIGEPLFT; from the coding sequence ATGGAAAACCCCGAAGCCCCGGGCGCCCGGTCACCCGTTACCCGCCGCCGCCTGCTGTCCATGGCCGGCGCCGCCGCCGCGGGCGCCGGCATCGGCATCGCCGCCGACCGTGCGATCGCCGGAACCGGGAGACAGCCGGCCGCCGTCCAACAACCGGGTGTCCATCCCTTCTACGGCGAGCATCAGGCCGGAATCACGACGCCGGCCCAGGACCGGCTGCATTTCGCGGCCTTCGATGTCGCCGACATCTCCCGCCCGGAACTGGTCTCGCTCCTTCAGGACTGGACGACGGCAGCGGCGCAAATGTCCCAAGGCCGCAGCGCCGGCGACTACCCGCCCGACGGCGGGCCTTACGAAGCTCCTCCCGAGGACACCGGGGAAGCGATGGACCTCCCGGCCGCCTCGCTGACCATCACCTTCGGCTTCGGCGCGACGCTCTTCAAAAAAGACGGAACCGACCGGTTCGGCCTCGCCTCCCGGCGGCCCCGCGCACTGGAAGAACTGCCATCCTTCCCCGGCGACATGCTCGATCCCTCCCTCTGCGGCGGTGACCTCTGTATCCAGGCCTGTGCCGACGACCCTCAGGTCGCCGTCCACGCCGTGCGGAACCTGTCCCGGATCGCCTTCGGTCGGGCCGTCCTGCGCTGGTCCCAGCTGGGCTTCGGTCGAACCTCTTCCACGAGCACCGCCCAGGCGACACCACGGAACCTCCTCGGCTTCAAAGACGGAACAGCCAATATCAAGGCCGAAGACGACGCCGCGGTCCGGGAACACGTTTGGGTCCCGCCTGGCAGCGACCAGGAATGGATGACCGGCGGAACCTACCTCGTTACCCGCAAGATCAGGATGACCATCGAGACCTGGGACCGGACCCGGCTCTCCGAACAGGAACGCGTCATCGGCCGGACCAAGGGCACCGGCTCACCGCTGTCCGGCGGCACCGAATTCAGCACACCCGACTTCCGCGTGGAAGGCCACCCGAACGAGCCGCTCATCCCCGCCAACGCCCACATCAGGCTGGCCCACCCCAGCCACAACAGCGGAAGCAAGATGCTGCGCCGAGGCTACAACTTCGTCGACGGCAACGATACCCTCGGCCGCCTCAATGCCGGCCTGTTCTTCATCTGCTGCCAGCAACACCCGGACACCTTCACCAGCGTCCAGTCATCGTTGGCCAAGAGCGACCTCCTCAACGAATACATCCGCCACGTCGGCTCCGCACTCTTCGCCATCCCGCCCGGCACCCTCCAAGGACAACACATAGGGGAACCACTCTTCACCTGA